One Brachyspira suanatina DNA segment encodes these proteins:
- a CDS encoding beta-ketoacyl synthase N-terminal-like domain-containing protein, producing the protein MSNVLLDFGIINCLARNKEELYNKYFLNGEYGLKENNDYVKKFFLGKIDNDFFNFELDNPYNNKINKMALHAVNQLKPIIDEAKKIYGKNRISVIVGTCENGSDETKDYILKGSVIDEKKILIMQSLNICCDFLQKYFDVSGISFTISTACTSSANAIIAADELIRSGVIDAAIVGGADVVTDTVVYGFDSLEVVDYNKTNSFSKNRKGINLGEGAAFTVLAKDNLIDSKNALYLKGYNSNSDSHHMTSPDIDGTTTSKCINDALKHADMNINDIDYINLHGTGTSINDKMESTTLNIVNASDIYCSSSKTSFGHTIGAAAAMELGVCYITLSDINKEKILPPHLYDGEYDDTLAKINLVNGKVKSERLENCMSVSFGFGGSNTCLIVGK; encoded by the coding sequence ATGAGCAACGTATTATTGGATTTTGGAATTATTAATTGTTTAGCCAGAAATAAGGAAGAATTGTATAATAAATATTTTTTAAATGGTGAGTATGGTTTAAAAGAGAATAATGATTATGTGAAAAAATTTTTCTTAGGTAAAATAGATAATGATTTTTTTAATTTTGAACTTGATAACCCTTATAATAATAAAATAAATAAAATGGCTTTGCATGCTGTTAATCAATTAAAACCTATAATTGATGAAGCTAAAAAGATATACGGAAAAAATAGAATATCCGTTATAGTAGGTACTTGCGAAAATGGAAGTGATGAAACTAAAGATTATATATTGAAAGGAAGCGTAATCGATGAGAAAAAAATATTGATTATGCAAAGCCTTAATATATGCTGTGATTTTTTACAAAAATATTTTGATGTTTCAGGTATTTCATTTACTATATCTACTGCATGTACTTCAAGTGCTAATGCTATAATAGCAGCAGATGAACTTATAAGAAGCGGAGTAATAGATGCAGCTATAGTAGGCGGTGCTGATGTTGTAACTGATACTGTTGTTTACGGATTTGATTCTCTTGAAGTAGTTGATTATAATAAAACTAATTCTTTTTCAAAAAACAGAAAAGGTATTAATTTAGGAGAAGGTGCTGCATTTACAGTGCTTGCAAAAGATAATTTAATTGATTCAAAAAATGCATTATATCTTAAAGGCTATAACAGCAATTCAGATTCTCATCATATGACTAGTCCAGATATAGACGGTACTACTACAAGCAAATGTATCAATGATGCTTTAAAACATGCTGATATGAATATAAATGATATAGATTATATTAATCTTCATGGTACAGGAACTTCAATAAATGATAAAATGGAAAGCACAACACTTAATATAGTTAATGCTTCTGATATATACTGCAGTTCTAGTAAAACATCATTCGGTCATACTATAGGTGCAGCTGCAGCTATGGAGCTTGGAGTTTGCTATATTACACTTTCTGATATTAATAAAGAAAAAATACTTCCTCCGCATTTATATGATGGTGAATATGATGATACATTAGCTAAAATAAATTTGGTTAATGGCAAAGTAAAATCTGAAAGACTTGAAAATTGTATGAGTGTATCATTTGGTTTCGGTGGAAGCAATACTTGTTTGATAGTTGGAAAATAA
- a CDS encoding ankyrin repeat domain-containing protein, with protein MREIEIELHEASAKNNVLAVEILLKNKDIDVNLSNILGLTPLTHACKAGYKEIVELLLNAGADPNKADQLYITPLMNACANGHRDIAEILIKNGALVNLSNCNNETPLHYSCSENHFDIIKLLVENGADVNAKTDINITPLMYSCQKSNFEAVKFLIDNHANLDDVDIYEETVLSYAISSGNIDIVEYILNKGDIEIPKYSLTIAAISGNLSLVHYIHSKLGGNKHNVFSSAFISAAYNGHLDVVRYFFDNSKKKAPKALAIAASAGHKDIVKYLLMNKVHPDGVTDNGKSALILAIEIENKEIIDLLIKHNVNVNQADDDYVTPLMYACYIGNIEIVKTLLDNGADIYAADSIDRNAIIHAIIAGNIDIVELLLMHGMSLKGDGESITPLMWAVIYDNLKSVKYLIQKGIDIYQTDINGWNCFMFACAKGYDDIVKYILELYPDIIDNKNKSGETALMIAADNGKTEVVDYLLKNNASIKEQNINGDTALYIASSKGYFEICEQLVKYYEINDFSNNIFEKEYDVAKEKGYNSIVNLFNNKLKS; from the coding sequence ATGAGAGAAATTGAGATTGAATTACATGAGGCTTCTGCAAAAAATAATGTATTAGCTGTTGAAATATTATTAAAAAACAAAGATATAGATGTTAATTTAAGTAATATATTGGGATTAACTCCATTAACACATGCCTGTAAAGCAGGATATAAAGAGATAGTTGAATTACTATTGAATGCTGGAGCAGATCCTAATAAAGCTGATCAGTTATACATAACTCCTTTAATGAATGCATGTGCCAATGGACATAGAGATATAGCAGAAATATTAATAAAAAATGGAGCTTTGGTAAATTTGAGTAATTGTAATAATGAAACTCCTTTGCATTATTCTTGTTCTGAGAATCATTTTGATATTATAAAACTTCTTGTAGAAAATGGTGCTGATGTTAATGCCAAAACTGATATTAATATAACTCCTTTAATGTATTCATGTCAGAAATCAAATTTTGAAGCTGTTAAATTTTTAATAGATAATCATGCCAATTTAGATGATGTTGATATATACGAAGAAACTGTGTTATCTTATGCTATATCTAGCGGTAATATAGATATAGTAGAGTATATACTTAATAAAGGTGATATAGAAATACCTAAATATTCTTTGACAATAGCTGCAATTAGTGGTAATTTATCATTAGTTCATTATATACATTCAAAGTTAGGCGGAAATAAGCATAATGTATTTTCAAGTGCTTTTATATCTGCAGCATATAATGGTCATTTAGATGTTGTAAGATACTTTTTTGATAATTCAAAGAAAAAAGCTCCTAAAGCATTAGCTATAGCAGCATCTGCAGGTCATAAAGATATAGTTAAGTATTTGCTGATGAATAAGGTACATCCTGATGGTGTTACAGATAATGGAAAATCTGCTTTGATATTGGCTATAGAAATAGAAAATAAAGAAATTATAGATTTATTAATAAAGCATAATGTTAATGTTAATCAGGCTGATGATGATTATGTTACTCCGCTTATGTATGCATGCTATATTGGTAATATTGAGATAGTAAAAACTTTGCTTGATAATGGTGCTGATATATATGCTGCGGATAGTATAGATAGAAATGCTATTATACATGCCATTATAGCAGGAAATATAGATATTGTTGAACTTCTTTTAATGCATGGAATGAGTTTAAAAGGCGACGGAGAATCCATTACTCCTTTGATGTGGGCTGTTATATATGATAATTTAAAGTCTGTTAAATACTTGATACAAAAGGGTATAGATATTTATCAAACAGATATTAATGGCTGGAACTGCTTTATGTTTGCATGCGCCAAAGGTTATGATGATATTGTTAAATATATTTTAGAGCTTTATCCTGATATTATTGATAATAAAAATAAATCTGGTGAAACAGCTTTAATGATAGCCGCAGATAATGGAAAAACAGAAGTTGTAGATTATCTCCTTAAAAATAATGCTTCTATAAAAGAACAGAATATAAATGGTGATACTGCTTTATATATAGCTTCTTCAAAAGGTTACTTTGAGATATGTGAGCAATTAGTTAAATATTATGAAATAAATGACTTTAGCAATAATATATTTGAAAAAGAATATGATGTTGCTAAAGAAAAAGGCTATAACAGTATTGTAAATTTATTTAATAATAAACTTAAATCATAA
- a CDS encoding glycosyltransferase family 9 protein, protein MKILLIKQTSLGDVLHMTPVIRALKKWKPDCTIDVVTDKRALGILENNPYINKLYVLDIYKYETEIFKSPLLFFSTIREFFSHIKEVRKEHYDIAMDLQGLERSVIFLYLCHSKKKYAKGKWLGLKSNYYKDINAIVGLLSFLKFIDCPDDGTDLDYFLPKNIDIDFAERIKDIKYSINSNFDIDNEYIVFSPFSRWDTKDLSVNKSREIIKEIQKLKDIQIIVSATSDYDKECSEIVKGFDNVLNTSGLFNLPQLAYLIRNSKGMITVDSFPMHTGCAFQKPLIAIFGPTSEVRVGPIAKNSETIRVENLECARCYKRKNCPNNHICIENIDAEILAKRFIEKLQY, encoded by the coding sequence ATGAAGATACTTTTAATAAAACAAACTTCTTTGGGAGATGTTTTGCATATGACGCCTGTTATAAGGGCACTAAAAAAATGGAAGCCTGACTGTACTATAGATGTTGTTACAGATAAAAGAGCTTTAGGAATATTAGAGAATAATCCTTATATAAATAAATTGTATGTTTTGGATATATACAAATATGAAACAGAGATATTTAAATCTCCTTTATTGTTTTTTTCAACTATAAGAGAATTCTTTTCGCATATAAAAGAAGTAAGAAAAGAGCATTATGATATAGCTATGGATTTGCAGGGACTTGAAAGGAGTGTTATATTTTTGTATTTATGTCATTCAAAAAAGAAATATGCTAAGGGTAAATGGCTAGGACTTAAAAGTAATTATTATAAAGATATAAATGCAATAGTAGGTTTATTATCTTTCTTGAAGTTTATAGACTGTCCTGATGACGGTACAGATTTAGACTATTTTTTACCTAAAAATATAGATATAGATTTTGCTGAAAGAATAAAAGATATAAAGTATTCAATAAACAGCAATTTTGATATAGATAATGAATATATAGTTTTTTCTCCATTTTCAAGATGGGATACTAAAGATTTATCTGTTAATAAATCAAGAGAGATAATAAAAGAAATACAAAAATTAAAAGACATACAAATAATAGTTTCAGCTACATCTGATTATGATAAAGAATGTTCTGAAATAGTAAAAGGTTTTGATAATGTATTAAATACTTCAGGACTTTTTAATCTTCCTCAATTAGCATATCTTATAAGAAATTCAAAAGGAATGATAACAGTAGATTCTTTTCCTATGCATACAGGATGTGCATTTCAAAAACCGCTTATAGCAATATTCGGACCTACAAGCGAAGTTAGGGTAGGGCCAATAGCAAAAAATTCTGAAACTATAAGGGTAGAAAATTTAGAATGTGCAAGATGCTACAAAAGAAAGAACTGCCCTAATAATCATATATGTATAGAAAATATAGATGCTGAAATCTTAGCAAAAAGATTCATAGAAAAACTTCAGTATTGA
- a CDS encoding MBL fold metallo-hydrolase, with protein sequence MRITFLGTGTSDGVPMIGCKCKVCRSKDKRDKRTRSSILIRHNDKNYIVDTSADFRAQMLREKVDSLEAVFYTHSHADHTSGIVDLRSLNFIMHTAIDCYGNKDTMDNLREKYDFFFNPVQLGGGLPQVVFHHIESEMMFDDIKVTPISVKHGVLNILGYRFNNFTYITDASYISDESLKLIEGTEILVLNGLRYRQHHTHLSLQESVNIADKLGVKKAYFTHMTHDVLHKNLEKELPPNMYPAYDGLSIEV encoded by the coding sequence ATGAGAATAACTTTTTTAGGTACAGGTACTTCCGATGGTGTTCCTATGATTGGATGTAAATGTAAAGTATGCAGAAGTAAAGATAAAAGAGATAAGAGAACTCGCTCATCAATACTGATAAGACATAATGATAAAAATTATATTGTAGACACTTCTGCCGATTTTAGGGCCCAGATGTTAAGAGAAAAAGTTGATAGTCTTGAAGCTGTATTTTATACACATTCGCATGCTGATCATACTTCAGGAATTGTAGATTTAAGATCATTAAATTTTATAATGCATACAGCAATAGATTGTTATGGTAATAAAGATACTATGGATAATTTAAGAGAGAAGTATGATTTCTTTTTTAATCCTGTTCAATTAGGCGGAGGACTTCCTCAGGTTGTTTTTCATCATATAGAAAGTGAAATGATGTTTGATGATATAAAAGTTACTCCTATATCTGTAAAGCATGGGGTTCTTAATATATTGGGTTATAGATTCAATAATTTTACATATATAACAGATGCAAGCTATATAAGCGATGAGAGTTTAAAATTAATTGAAGGAACTGAAATTTTAGTTTTAAATGGATTAAGATACAGACAGCATCATACTCATTTATCATTACAGGAATCTGTAAATATAGCAGACAAATTAGGTGTTAAAAAGGCTTATTTTACTCATATGACTCATGATGTTTTACACAAAAATTTAGAAAAAGAACTTCCTCCAAATATGTATCCTGCTTATGACGGACTTAGTATAGAAGTTTAA
- a CDS encoding DMT family transporter has translation MANKERLGTIGIFLTALIWGYSFVAVKVVVREIEPFYLVGIRNFAGGIFLSLVFFKRMKSISKKDIILSIPVGIALFLGFFLQTMSSKFITASKVAFFTGSYVIFIPFFSWLIYKKRPHISAFIAAVITVLGLYLLSSFEGFSGIEAGDLFALLCAIVFAVHLMLIDKMLEYVDGIIMAALQLIIAGIVSLSVGAITSTPFNINDISNEAIYSLIYLAIGATGIAYLLQTVSQKYVNPSKAGIILSLESFLGALGGVIFMKDPVTINFVIGGACMIAAVFICEIGSNIKKDV, from the coding sequence ATGGCTAATAAAGAAAGATTAGGCACTATAGGTATATTTTTAACAGCATTAATTTGGGGATATAGCTTTGTTGCTGTTAAAGTTGTTGTTAGAGAAATCGAACCTTTTTATCTTGTAGGAATAAGAAATTTTGCCGGAGGAATTTTTTTATCTCTTGTATTTTTCAAAAGAATGAAGAGTATTTCCAAAAAGGATATAATATTATCAATACCTGTTGGAATAGCGTTATTTTTAGGTTTCTTTTTACAAACTATGAGTTCTAAATTCATAACTGCTTCAAAAGTAGCGTTTTTTACAGGTTCATATGTTATATTCATACCATTTTTTTCTTGGTTAATATATAAAAAAAGACCTCATATTTCAGCATTTATAGCAGCGGTAATTACAGTTTTAGGTTTATATTTATTAAGTTCTTTTGAAGGCTTTTCAGGTATAGAAGCTGGGGATTTATTTGCTTTACTTTGTGCTATTGTATTTGCTGTTCACTTAATGCTTATAGATAAAATGCTTGAATATGTAGATGGTATAATAATGGCAGCATTGCAGCTTATTATAGCAGGTATAGTATCTCTTTCAGTTGGTGCAATAACATCGACTCCTTTTAATATTAATGATATCTCAAATGAGGCAATTTATTCTCTTATATATTTGGCTATAGGAGCTACAGGAATTGCTTATTTACTTCAAACTGTATCCCAAAAGTATGTAAATCCTAGCAAAGCAGGAATTATATTAAGTTTGGAATCATTTTTGGGAGCTTTGGGAGGTGTTATTTTTATGAAGGATCCTGTTACCATCAATTTTGTTATAGGCGGGGCATGTATGATAGCGGCAGTATTTATATGCGAAATAGGAAGCAATATAAAAAAAGATGTATAA
- a CDS encoding ankyrin repeat domain-containing protein — translation MKKLINIIFIFALFFNVSYALTDNESKFLKSCEEGKYDAVVAFINKKVNVNVVSEDGVTGLMLASHHGHTAIVRLLVNSNADVNVSDKVGYTALLMAATGGYHDIVKILLKAKADVNASNSYGETALHIASYKLYTDIVKTLIDYKVNINAINNDGDNALIMVFMSADKSENMLPVARLLCDNGIDVNARDKNGRTALTYVKNNYKKPDTLIAFLTEYGATE, via the coding sequence ATGAAAAAATTAATAAATATTATTTTTATTTTTGCACTATTTTTTAATGTATCCTATGCTTTGACTGATAATGAAAGCAAGTTTTTAAAATCTTGTGAAGAAGGTAAATATGATGCAGTTGTTGCCTTTATAAACAAAAAGGTTAATGTTAATGTTGTATCTGAGGATGGAGTTACAGGATTAATGCTTGCATCTCATCATGGACATACCGCTATTGTAAGGCTTTTAGTAAATTCTAATGCAGATGTGAATGTTTCTGATAAAGTGGGTTATACTGCTTTATTAATGGCTGCAACAGGCGGATATCATGATATTGTGAAGATTTTATTAAAGGCAAAAGCAGATGTTAATGCCTCTAATAGTTATGGAGAAACTGCTTTGCATATAGCTTCATATAAATTGTATACCGATATAGTGAAGACTTTGATTGATTATAAAGTAAATATAAATGCCATTAACAATGATGGAGATAATGCATTGATAATGGTTTTTATGTCTGCTGATAAAAGTGAAAATATGCTTCCAGTTGCTAGACTTCTTTGTGATAATGGAATAGATGTTAATGCTAGAGATAAGAACGGAAGAACTGCACTTACTTATGTGAAAAATAATTATAAAAAGCCTGATACTTTGATAGCGTTTTTAACGGAGTATGGTGCTACTGAATAA
- a CDS encoding 3-hydroxyacyl-ACP dehydratase has translation MENKYKLNIPHKGKMLLIEGISDINFDYKEILSFSNIKKDNIFYDISEPEGIESYIFTEYAAQTAAAYNGALSNNDDNKRIGFILNIKKVNCYINKIKSDNRVYIFVKETFNDKKIAYYDGEAILYNDDINTLDEYKKIVNDDNKIMDCSIMVMESSSDVFN, from the coding sequence ATGGAAAATAAATATAAATTGAATATACCTCATAAAGGAAAAATGTTATTGATAGAAGGTATATCTGATATAAATTTTGATTATAAAGAAATACTTTCTTTTTCTAATATTAAGAAAGATAATATTTTTTATGATATTTCAGAACCTGAAGGTATAGAATCTTATATATTTACAGAATATGCAGCACAGACTGCGGCAGCTTATAACGGAGCTTTATCAAATAATGATGATAATAAAAGAATAGGTTTTATTTTAAATATAAAAAAAGTTAATTGCTATATAAATAAAATAAAATCTGATAATAGAGTTTATATATTTGTGAAAGAAACTTTTAATGATAAAAAAATAGCCTACTATGACGGAGAAGCTATTCTTTATAATGATGATATAAATACTTTAGATGAATATAAAAAAATAGTTAATGATGACAATAAAATCATGGACTGTTCTATAATGGTTATGGAAAGTTCTTCAGATGTTTTTAATTAA
- a CDS encoding D-sedoheptulose-7-phosphate isomerase has translation MIEELIKRIPKLESIKDNIESAINETIKCYERGNKVLIAGNGGSACDSEHIAGELLKSFLKKRPINEEIRKELLQFDDGQYIADNLESPLRAVALTSHLGLSSAYLNDKEPYLVFAQQLLGFGDKGDIFFAISTSGNAKNIIYAAKLAKAMGIKVVSFTNENGGKLAEMADIAIKAPAKETHISQEFHEAIYHEICIRVEEHFFKENR, from the coding sequence ATGATAGAAGAATTAATAAAAAGAATTCCAAAATTGGAAAGTATAAAAGATAATATTGAATCTGCTATAAATGAAACTATAAAATGCTATGAAAGAGGAAATAAAGTTTTAATAGCAGGAAACGGAGGAAGTGCCTGCGATAGTGAGCATATAGCAGGAGAGTTATTAAAGAGTTTTTTAAAGAAGCGTCCTATTAATGAAGAGATAAGAAAGGAGCTTTTACAGTTTGATGACGGACAGTATATTGCTGATAATTTAGAATCTCCTTTAAGAGCTGTTGCTTTAACTTCACATTTAGGACTTTCAAGTGCTTATCTTAATGACAAAGAACCTTATTTGGTATTTGCCCAGCAATTATTGGGATTTGGAGATAAAGGAGATATTTTCTTCGCTATAAGCACATCAGGAAATGCAAAGAATATTATATATGCTGCAAAACTTGCTAAGGCTATGGGAATAAAAGTTGTATCATTTACTAATGAGAATGGTGGAAAACTTGCTGAGATGGCTGATATTGCTATTAAGGCTCCTGCAAAAGAAACTCATATATCTCAGGAATTTCATGAGGCAATATATCATGAAATTTGTATAAGAGTGGAAGAACATTTTTTTAAGGAAAACAGATAA
- the fabG gene encoding 3-oxoacyl-ACP reductase FabG translates to MKNKSILITGASGSIGFAISKKIIENGYDAVMCYNKNDSFIEKIKDFSKDYDVNIRFLKMNITDREEVKNILTKDIEENGAYYGIVLSSGITMDNAFPAMSGDEWDNVIDVNLKSFYNIVNPLIMPMIRNKKGGRIIAISSITGLIGNRGQVNYAASKAGLIGAVKSLAIELDKRNITVNCIAPGIIESEMINDEIIEHAKNMIPLKRIGKPEDVANAVNFLLSDEANYITKQVISVDGGMY, encoded by the coding sequence ATGAAAAATAAATCTATTTTAATAACAGGTGCTTCAGGCAGTATAGGATTTGCTATATCAAAAAAGATTATAGAAAACGGATACGATGCTGTAATGTGCTATAATAAAAATGATTCTTTTATAGAGAAAATAAAAGATTTTTCAAAAGATTATGATGTTAACATAAGATTTTTAAAAATGAATATTACAGACAGAGAAGAAGTTAAAAATATATTAACTAAAGATATAGAAGAAAACGGAGCTTATTATGGTATAGTACTTTCATCTGGAATCACTATGGATAATGCTTTTCCTGCTATGAGCGGAGATGAATGGGATAATGTCATAGATGTTAATCTTAAAAGTTTTTATAATATAGTTAATCCTCTCATAATGCCTATGATAAGAAATAAAAAAGGCGGAAGAATTATAGCTATAAGTTCAATAACTGGTCTTATTGGTAATAGGGGACAGGTTAATTATGCAGCTTCTAAGGCAGGATTAATAGGTGCTGTTAAATCTTTAGCTATAGAATTGGATAAAAGAAATATTACTGTAAATTGTATTGCTCCGGGTATTATTGAAAGCGAAATGATTAATGATGAAATAATAGAGCATGCTAAAAATATGATACCTTTAAAAAGAATAGGAAAGCCAGAGGATGTGGCAAATGCTGTAAATTTCTTATTATCTGATGAGGCTAATTATATTACTAAGCAGGTTATAAGCGTTGATGGCGGAATGTATTGA
- a CDS encoding ABC transporter substrate-binding protein: protein MKNNKTIIFVLMIIFVLISSFTISKKYMYPKNETDEVITIGISQMIEHDALDLIYKGIEDELNKYYKDSNKKINIDYQNAQGEQANCNTIAQKFVNDKKDIIIAIGTPSAQSAVNLTKDIPIIVSGIGDPIGARLVTNLNKPNVNVTGIINLPPIAKQIELMHKLLPNAKKIGLLYCSSEINSAYQIKLAKEKLDSLGLEYIDLTVANANEIQQIMLSAVDKVDAIFSPTDNIIANSMANVAMIEESTKIPVVCADASMTKIGGTVTYSVDYYDMGIATAKKTIEVLEGIKDIKNIPLEPSENYNFVVNTNMIEKLGLSIPNYIYNN, encoded by the coding sequence ATGAAAAATAATAAAACTATAATTTTTGTATTAATGATAATATTTGTATTAATATCATCATTCACTATAAGTAAAAAATATATGTATCCAAAAAATGAAACTGATGAAGTTATAACAATAGGAATAAGTCAGATGATAGAGCATGATGCATTAGATTTAATTTATAAAGGCATAGAAGATGAATTAAATAAATATTATAAAGACAGCAATAAAAAAATAAATATTGATTATCAAAATGCTCAAGGCGAACAGGCAAACTGCAATACAATAGCTCAAAAGTTCGTTAATGATAAAAAAGATATTATAATAGCAATAGGCACCCCTTCGGCACAGTCAGCCGTCAATTTAACGAAGGATATACCAATAATAGTTTCAGGCATAGGCGATCCAATAGGTGCAAGGTTAGTAACGAATTTAAATAAACCGAATGTAAATGTAACTGGAATTATAAATCTTCCTCCTATAGCAAAGCAAATAGAGCTTATGCATAAACTTCTTCCAAATGCTAAAAAAATAGGACTTTTATATTGCTCAAGTGAAATCAATTCTGCATATCAAATAAAGCTAGCAAAAGAAAAATTGGATTCACTCGGACTTGAGTATATTGATTTAACTGTTGCAAATGCCAATGAAATTCAGCAAATTATGTTAAGTGCTGTAGATAAAGTAGATGCTATATTCTCACCTACCGATAATATAATAGCAAACAGCATGGCTAATGTTGCTATGATAGAAGAAAGCACAAAAATTCCTGTTGTATGTGCCGATGCCAGCATGACAAAAATAGGAGGCACTGTTACTTATTCTGTTGATTATTATGATATGGGAATTGCTACTGCTAAAAAGACAATAGAAGTATTAGAAGGTATAAAAGATATAAAAAACATACCATTAGAGCCTTCAGAGAATTATAACTTTGTTGTTAATACGAATATGATAGAAAAATTAGGACTAAGCATACCAAACTATATTTATAATAATTAA
- the mgtE gene encoding magnesium transporter codes for MLKELLQPEIEDLIEEKEWDALTDILPLWQEVETANLITSLKNDDKYKVFSILPHEYYYKVFPELAPIDQQRIIENMQEADIKDLLENINPDDRTYFLASIPETMSENILKLLGSEEREIASWLLAYPEGSIGRLMTPEYISIKPDWTVSEAFEYVRSNIAESETYTTLYVTDARRTLIGSIALRKLFFTDKDTLISEITNNCPYISAYDDQENAIDVIKKYNLHSLAVVDDRHSMIGIVTVDDIMDIAEEEYTDDFHKMAGITSSEDQFDDNLKITPISTLYKQRILWLLILVFINIFSGGVIGIFQNTLQKHIVLVVFLPLLIGSGGNAGSQSATLVIRSLAIGDVVLKDWFYMLSKELLVASMLGLSMSVGAYILGFIRGGLEIAAIVSISMFSIVFIGSVIGLCLPFILTKLNIDPAISGAPMLTSICDIVGTALYCSIATLAFVIFF; via the coding sequence ATGCTGAAAGAACTTTTACAGCCTGAAATTGAAGATTTGATAGAAGAAAAAGAGTGGGATGCATTAACAGATATACTTCCTTTATGGCAAGAGGTAGAAACTGCTAATCTCATCACTTCTCTAAAAAATGATGATAAATACAAAGTTTTTAGTATTCTCCCACATGAGTATTATTATAAAGTATTTCCTGAACTTGCTCCTATAGATCAGCAGAGAATCATAGAAAATATGCAGGAAGCTGATATTAAAGACCTTTTGGAAAATATTAATCCTGATGACAGAACATATTTTTTAGCCTCTATTCCTGAAACTATGTCTGAAAATATATTAAAACTTTTAGGAAGCGAAGAGAGGGAAATAGCTTCATGGCTTTTAGCATATCCTGAAGGAAGTATAGGACGTTTGATGACGCCTGAATATATAAGTATAAAGCCAGATTGGACTGTAAGCGAGGCATTTGAATATGTTAGAAGCAATATAGCTGAATCAGAAACATATACTACTTTGTACGTTACAGATGCAAGAAGAACATTGATTGGATCTATTGCTTTAAGGAAATTGTTTTTTACGGATAAAGATACATTAATATCAGAAATTACTAATAATTGCCCTTATATATCGGCTTATGATGATCAGGAAAATGCTATTGATGTAATAAAGAAATATAATCTTCACTCTCTTGCTGTTGTTGATGATAGGCATTCTATGATAGGGATTGTTACAGTAGATGATATAATGGACATCGCAGAAGAAGAATATACAGATGATTTTCATAAAATGGCGGGAATAACTTCAAGCGAAGATCAATTTGATGATAATTTAAAAATAACTCCTATATCCACTCTTTACAAACAGAGGATATTATGGCTTTTAATATTAGTATTCATTAATATATTTTCAGGAGGTGTTATAGGTATATTCCAAAATACACTTCAAAAACATATAGTTTTGGTTGTTTTCTTGCCTTTGCTTATAGGAAGCGGAGGTAATGCAGGAAGTCAGTCTGCTACACTTGTTATAAGGTCTTTAGCTATTGGAGATGTAGTCTTAAAAGATTGGTTTTATATGCTTTCAAAAGAGCTATTAGTAGCTTCTATGTTGGGGTTGAGTATGTCTGTTGGAGCCTATATATTAGGTTTTATAAGAGGAGGATTAGAAATAGCAGCTATTGTATCTATATCAATGTTTAGTATAGTTTTTATTGGAAGTGTTATAGGGCTTTGTCTGCCTTTTATACTTACTAAATTAAATATAGATCCAGCTATAAGCGGAGCACCAATGCTTACTTCTATATGCGATATAGTTGGTACGGCTTTGTACTGTTCTATAGCTACATTGGCATTTGTAATATTTTTTTGA